A part of Melittangium boletus DSM 14713 genomic DNA contains:
- a CDS encoding phosphomannomutase/phosphoglucomutase: protein MNAHIFREYDIRGLVDKDLTPEVVELLGQGLGTVVRRKGGRTVVVGRDCRESSTVFRDALCKGLTSTGLDVFDVGVVPTPLTYFAANTLPVDGLAMITGSHNPPEYNGFKIGAGKTTFHGPEIQELRRLIEARDFERAERPGEVSPFDIITPYNHFIRQTVKVGREGMKIVIDAGNGTGGAIAVPLFEAMGFEVVPLFCDMDARFPNHHPDPTVVENLQDLIAAVKREKAEVGIAYDGDSDRIGVVDDQGNILWGDQLMILFSRYVLKASPGAAIVGEVKCSYTLYDDIAKHGGKAVMWKAGHSLIKAKMKEEHAELAGEMSGHIFFKNRYFGFDDAVYSSARLLEILTHEKQTLSELLSDVPRTYATPELRVDTKEEKKFEIVKRATEWLRQAGHSLVDVDGVRVTFPDGWGLIRASNTQPILVLRFEARTPERLEEIRQLIEGTVAKMQREVGA from the coding sequence ATGAACGCGCACATCTTCCGCGAGTACGACATCCGTGGCCTGGTGGATAAGGATCTCACCCCCGAGGTGGTGGAACTGCTAGGCCAGGGATTGGGCACCGTGGTGCGGCGCAAGGGCGGCCGGACGGTGGTGGTGGGGCGCGACTGCCGCGAGTCCTCCACGGTCTTCCGCGACGCGCTGTGCAAGGGCCTGACGTCCACGGGGCTCGACGTGTTCGACGTGGGGGTGGTGCCCACGCCGCTGACCTACTTCGCCGCCAACACCCTGCCGGTGGACGGCCTGGCGATGATCACCGGCAGCCACAACCCGCCCGAGTACAACGGCTTCAAGATTGGCGCGGGCAAGACGACCTTTCACGGCCCGGAGATCCAGGAGCTGCGCCGGCTCATCGAGGCGCGGGATTTCGAGCGCGCGGAGCGGCCGGGCGAGGTGAGCCCCTTCGACATCATCACGCCCTACAACCACTTCATCCGCCAGACGGTGAAGGTGGGCCGCGAGGGGATGAAGATCGTCATCGACGCGGGCAACGGCACGGGCGGGGCCATCGCCGTGCCGCTCTTCGAGGCCATGGGCTTCGAGGTGGTGCCGCTGTTCTGCGACATGGACGCGCGCTTCCCCAACCACCACCCGGACCCCACGGTGGTGGAGAACCTGCAGGATCTGATCGCCGCGGTGAAGCGCGAGAAGGCCGAGGTGGGCATCGCCTATGACGGCGACAGCGACCGCATCGGCGTGGTGGACGACCAGGGCAACATCCTCTGGGGCGACCAGCTGATGATCCTCTTCAGCCGCTACGTGCTCAAGGCGAGCCCGGGCGCCGCCATCGTGGGCGAGGTGAAGTGCTCCTACACGCTCTACGACGACATCGCGAAGCACGGTGGCAAGGCGGTGATGTGGAAGGCGGGCCACTCGCTCATCAAGGCGAAGATGAAGGAGGAGCACGCGGAGCTGGCCGGGGAGATGAGCGGCCACATCTTCTTCAAGAACCGCTACTTCGGCTTCGACGACGCGGTGTACTCCTCGGCGCGCCTGCTGGAGATCCTCACCCACGAGAAGCAGACGCTGTCGGAGCTGCTCTCGGACGTGCCGCGCACCTACGCCACGCCCGAGCTGCGCGTGGACACGAAGGAAGAGAAGAAGTTCGAGATCGTCAAGCGCGCCACCGAGTGGCTGCGCCAGGCGGGCCACTCCCTGGTGGACGTGGACGGCGTGCGCGTGACGTTCCCGGACGGCTGGGGGCTCATCCGGGCCTCCAACACCCAACCCATCCTCGTGCTGCGATTCGAGGCCCGCACTCCCGAGCGGCTGGAGGAGATCCGCCAGCTGATCGAGGGCACGGTCGCGAAGATGCAGCGGGAAGTAGGAGCCTGA
- a CDS encoding ROK family protein — MPRLGIDLGGTFARAAVVDEQGRILAADKVALSERTPSAVVEAIARAAQQALKAAGAVDVNACGVGAAGQIHGESGVLAVAPNLGWRNVPLGALLAERLGHGVRVVNDLRAAAWGEFNAGAGRGSQDMYTVFVGSGVGSAVIANGRLVTGGSGLAGELGHTKVVPNGRKCGCGELGCLEAYVGGHNLMAQTRELLASGKSPAIRELTGGDPEKITPVTLEKAAELGDAVASELYERVALMLTLAVANQVTVLNPARLILGGGVLTHCPGLRRRVVEGVQKYASTTSREGLLITEAELGDDSGIIGAALLA; from the coding sequence ATGCCCAGACTTGGAATCGATCTCGGCGGCACGTTCGCGCGCGCCGCGGTGGTGGACGAGCAAGGGCGGATTCTCGCCGCGGACAAGGTGGCGCTCTCGGAGCGCACGCCCTCGGCGGTGGTGGAGGCCATCGCCCGGGCCGCCCAGCAGGCCCTCAAGGCGGCGGGGGCCGTGGACGTCAACGCCTGTGGAGTGGGCGCGGCGGGGCAGATCCACGGTGAGTCGGGGGTGCTGGCGGTGGCTCCCAACCTCGGCTGGCGCAATGTGCCACTGGGCGCGCTGCTCGCCGAGCGGCTGGGTCACGGGGTGCGGGTGGTGAATGACCTGCGCGCGGCGGCCTGGGGCGAGTTCAACGCGGGCGCCGGACGGGGCTCGCAGGACATGTACACGGTGTTCGTGGGCTCGGGCGTGGGCAGCGCCGTCATCGCCAATGGCCGGCTCGTGACGGGCGGCAGCGGCCTGGCGGGCGAGCTGGGCCACACCAAGGTGGTGCCCAACGGGCGCAAGTGCGGCTGTGGCGAGCTGGGCTGCCTGGAGGCCTATGTGGGCGGGCACAACCTCATGGCCCAGACGCGCGAGCTGCTGGCGAGCGGCAAGTCGCCGGCCATCCGCGAGCTGACGGGGGGCGACCCCGAGAAGATCACCCCCGTGACGCTGGAGAAGGCGGCGGAGCTGGGCGACGCCGTGGCGAGCGAGCTGTACGAGCGGGTGGCACTCATGCTCACGCTGGCGGTGGCCAACCAGGTGACGGTGCTCAACCCGGCGCGGCTCATCCTGGGCGGTGGCGTGTTGACGCACTGCCCCGGCCTGCGGCGGCGCGTGGTGGAGGGAGTCCAGAAATATGCCTCCACCACGTCCCGGGAAGGCCTGCTCATCACCGAGGCCGAGCTGGGCGACGACAGCGGCATCATCGGCGCGGCGCTCCTGGCCTGA
- a CDS encoding OmpA family protein → MRAWKHLSWGVLGAAVISGCAASTPRELLDARFAYQQASTGPAAQYSPEALVQAREALNEANRAFERERDSEVTRTLSYVALRKAQLAESIARTAVAEQERLQAEQQLASAQSSDAARTRQELDRTRMDLAEAQRLRAEAEQRQAEFQQRQREAAQQQEEATRLQAEQQRLAQVQREEQERQAQLDAAQARADQLNAQLEKERQARLQAEQRAAEAQAEARAQAQVANELRNIRQVQVKEESRGLVLTLSGSVLFRSGSSDLLAAAKRRLNDVAEALNKTQNPLLIEGHTDSQGPAELNEELSYLRAEAVRDYLVDRGVDSERIRIDGRGKDEPIASNATAEGRANNRRVEIVIERGVGGGGQPQQQPPSK, encoded by the coding sequence ATGCGGGCATGGAAACATCTGTCGTGGGGCGTGCTGGGGGCCGCGGTCATCTCGGGCTGTGCGGCCAGCACTCCGCGTGAACTGCTGGACGCGCGCTTCGCCTATCAACAGGCCTCCACGGGCCCGGCGGCCCAGTACAGTCCGGAAGCCCTCGTGCAGGCGAGGGAGGCCCTCAACGAGGCCAACCGCGCCTTCGAGCGCGAACGGGACTCGGAGGTGACGCGCACGCTGTCCTATGTGGCGCTGCGCAAGGCCCAGCTCGCCGAGTCGATCGCCCGCACGGCCGTCGCCGAACAGGAGCGCCTCCAGGCCGAGCAACAACTCGCCTCCGCCCAGTCCAGCGACGCCGCGCGCACGCGTCAGGAGTTGGATCGCACGCGCATGGACCTCGCCGAGGCCCAGCGGCTGCGCGCGGAGGCCGAGCAACGCCAGGCCGAGTTCCAACAGCGACAACGCGAAGCGGCCCAACAGCAGGAGGAGGCCACGCGGTTGCAAGCCGAGCAGCAGAGGCTCGCCCAGGTCCAGCGCGAGGAGCAGGAGCGGCAGGCCCAACTCGACGCGGCCCAGGCTCGCGCGGACCAGCTCAATGCCCAGCTCGAGAAGGAGCGTCAGGCCCGGCTCCAGGCCGAACAACGCGCCGCCGAGGCCCAGGCCGAGGCCCGCGCCCAGGCGCAGGTGGCCAACGAGCTGCGCAACATCCGGCAGGTGCAGGTCAAGGAGGAGTCGCGAGGACTCGTGCTCACGCTCTCTGGCAGCGTCCTCTTCCGCTCGGGCAGCTCGGACCTGCTCGCCGCGGCCAAGCGCAGACTCAACGACGTGGCGGAGGCCTTGAACAAGACGCAGAACCCGCTGCTCATCGAGGGCCACACCGACAGCCAGGGTCCGGCGGAGCTCAACGAGGAGCTGTCCTATCTGCGCGCCGAGGCCGTGCGCGACTACCTCGTCGACCGGGGCGTGGACAGCGAGCGCATCCGCATCGACGGCCGGGGCAAGGACGAGCCCATCGCCTCCAATGCCACGGCCGAGGGCCGCGCGAACAACCGGCGCGTGGAGATCGTCATCGAGCGAGGCGTAGGCGGCGGCGGACAGCCCCAGCAGCAGCCCCCCTCGAAGTAG
- a CDS encoding BMP family lipoprotein → MAPRHSLLRLSLMSALVLVSACKKQSETKPEDAKQASAESTQTKPQGKTLMVGLVTDVGGRGDQSFNDSALRGLELWGAGKKMEGGSYKDVTPEELKASLPPDLASHGIVPLAVTPVVLQSKVAEDYEPSLQLLVDQGAALSVGGGFSLESAVETVAKRNPDAKFLLIDSPLVGTDGQPYSLPNVRTVEFKEHEGSFLVGALAGLVTQANKVGFVGGKEVPLIKKFEAGFRAGVAATNPKATVLVNYTGNFDNVADGKQVAQDLVSKGADILYHAAGADGLGVIHAVKEARDANKPVFAIGVDSDQSHLAPDAVLTSMVKRVDLAVYEAVRDLSQGKLQGGDVVLGLKEGGVSYAPVRVEFPKRAEALEKVEQLRAQIVAGEITVPSHPSQLTGTPAK, encoded by the coding sequence ATGGCCCCTCGTCACTCTCTGCTGCGACTGTCCCTGATGTCCGCCCTGGTGCTCGTGTCCGCCTGCAAGAAGCAGTCGGAGACGAAGCCGGAAGATGCCAAGCAAGCCTCCGCTGAGTCCACCCAGACCAAGCCCCAGGGCAAGACCCTGATGGTCGGTCTGGTGACGGACGTGGGGGGCCGGGGAGATCAATCCTTCAATGACTCGGCGCTGCGGGGCCTGGAGCTCTGGGGCGCGGGCAAGAAGATGGAAGGGGGCTCCTACAAGGACGTCACCCCGGAGGAGCTGAAGGCGTCGTTGCCGCCGGACCTGGCTTCGCATGGCATCGTCCCCCTGGCCGTCACCCCCGTGGTGCTGCAGAGCAAGGTGGCCGAGGACTACGAGCCCAGCCTGCAACTCCTGGTGGACCAGGGCGCGGCCCTGTCCGTGGGCGGGGGCTTCTCGCTCGAGAGCGCCGTGGAGACGGTGGCCAAGCGCAACCCGGACGCGAAGTTCCTGCTCATCGATAGTCCGCTCGTGGGCACGGATGGTCAGCCCTACTCCCTGCCCAACGTGCGCACCGTGGAGTTCAAGGAGCACGAGGGCAGCTTCCTGGTGGGCGCGCTGGCGGGCCTGGTGACCCAGGCCAACAAGGTGGGCTTCGTGGGCGGCAAGGAAGTGCCCCTCATCAAGAAGTTCGAGGCAGGCTTCCGAGCGGGCGTGGCCGCCACCAACCCCAAGGCGACCGTGCTGGTGAACTACACGGGCAACTTCGACAACGTGGCCGATGGCAAGCAGGTGGCGCAGGACCTGGTGTCCAAGGGGGCGGACATCCTCTACCACGCGGCGGGTGCGGACGGCCTGGGCGTCATCCATGCGGTGAAGGAGGCGCGTGACGCCAACAAGCCCGTGTTCGCCATTGGCGTGGACTCGGATCAGTCGCACCTGGCGCCCGACGCGGTGCTCACCTCCATGGTCAAGCGCGTGGACCTGGCCGTCTACGAGGCCGTGCGCGACCTGAGCCAGGGCAAGCTGCAGGGCGGTGACGTGGTGCTGGGCCTCAAGGAGGGCGGTGTCTCCTACGCCCCCGTGCGCGTGGAGTTCCCCAAGCGCGCCGAGGCCCTGGAGAAGGTGGAGCAGCTGCGCGCCCAGATCGTGGCCGGGGAGATCACGGTTCCCTCGCACCCCTCGCAGCTCACCGGGACGCCGGCCAAGTAG